TTGCAAAACCGTCGTGCCCACCATCTGTATGTGTCGGTGTGGTACATGGGCGCGGCGCTGTTCTGGTTCCCCATCCTGTTCCTGGTCGGCAACCTGCCAGCCGTACACGTGGGTGTTGAGCAGGCAACCATGAACTGGTGGTTTGGTCACAACGTGCTGGGTCTGTTCTACACTCCGATGGCCCTGGCGTCGGTGTACTACTTCCTGCCCAAGATCATCGGTCAGCCCATCAGCTCCTACAACCTGTCTCTGGTGGGTTTCTGGGGTCTGGCGTTTTTCTACGGTCAGGTCGGTGGTCACCACCTGGTTGGCGGCCCTGTGCCGCAGTGGATGGTGACGCTGTCGATTGTGCAAAGCATGATGATGATCATTCCCGTGCTGGCTTTCTCGATTAACCAGCACTACACCATGAAAGGTCACTTCCGCACCCTGATTCACTCGCCCACCCTGCGCTTTATCGTGCTGGGCGGCATGATGTACACCGTCAGCTCCATTCAAGGTTCCTTTGAGGCGCTGCGCAGCATCAACACAATCACCCACTTCACGCACTTCACGGTGGCCCACGCCCATATCGGCTTGTACGGCTTCTTTACGATCGTGATGTTCGGCGCCATTTACTACGTGATGCCGCGCGTGATGTCCTGGGAATGGCCTTACCCTAAACTGATCTCCCTGCACTTCTGGCTGGTGGTGATCGGTTTTGCCATCTACGCAATCGGCCTGAGCATTGGCGGCTGGCTGCAAGGTCTGGCGATGCTGGACCCTGCCAAAGCCTTCATGGAATCGGTCTTTGTCACGATGCCTTATCTGAAGTCGCGCTCGATTGGTGGTGGTTTGATGACTTTGGGTCACCTTGTGTTTGCCTTCCACTTTGTGGCAATGGCTTTGCGCTATGGCAGCCGTCGTATTGGTCCAGCCCTGTTTCACCAGCGCTCGGCAACTCGCAATGTAGTGGAGGCATGATTTAGTCATGGAAAGCGAATACAAACTATTGGGCGGCGCCATGGTGACGCTGGCCCTGGCCACATCGGCTCTGGTCGTTGTTCCTTACCTGCAGGTTGAGAAGGTGGAGCCCTCTCCGGGGCTCAAGCCCTACACCGAGGTGGAACTGCGCGGCCGTCAGCAGTACATCGACATGGGCTGTGTGTACTGTCACTCGCAGCAGCCACGCAGCCAGAACCAGGCTCCTGACTTTCAGCGCGGCTGGGGTCGTGCCTCGGTGGCCGGTGACTACTACTACGACACGCCGCACCTGCTCGGTACCATGCGTACCGGTCCCGATTTGCTCAATATCGGCGCCCGTCAGCCTAGCGTGGACTGGCACCTGGGGCACTTGTACCAGCCTCGCGCTTATACCCCTGGCAGCAATATGCCGTCCTATCCTTTCATGTTCGAGCTCAAGGACAAGGCTGACGAGGGCGATAAAGTTGTGAATCTGCCTGGCGATTTTGCCCCTGAAGGCAAGGTGGTGGTAGCCAAGCAAGAAGCCCTGGACCTGGTTCAATACCTGTTGGCGCTGGATCGTACGTATCCCGTATCGCCCGCCAGCGTTATCAAATAAGCAGGCATTGTTGAGCTAGTGCGCCCCGCAAGGCGGGGCGCCTCGGAGAATTAGAATGAGCGACAATCGTAAATATGACGCGCAGTTGCGCGAAAATGCGGATCCGGAAGAAAACGCGGCGCCTATCCCCTGGGTCGTCCTGGTGATTATTGCCGGTCTGTTCCTGTGGGGCATCTACTACATTTTCAGCAGCGATCTGAGTCACGACGCCACAGTGGGCGACAACCGTATCGTTGCCGATTTCGAGCTGCCAGAAGGCGCCGTGGATGGTCAGCAATTGTTTGTGGCCCAATGTGCGGCCTGTCACCAGGCAACCGGTGCTGGTGTGCCGGGCGTATTCCCGCCCCTGGTTGGTTCGGAGTGGGTGCTGCGCAAGCCAGAAGTTTTGGTCCAGATCATGCTGCACGGTATTGTTGGCGAACTTACGGTCAAGGGTAATAAGTACAATGGAGCGATGCCCGAGTTCCGCGAGAAGTTCAATGACGAGGAATTGACGGCAGTGGTCAATTACCTGCGTACTGAATTAGGTGGCAACAGTGCTGATCCTGTGGATGTGGCCTTTGTCAAAGCCGAACGTGAAAAAACTGCTGATAAAACTGATCCCTGGAATGGGGATGCCGACCTGGCTCCCATGGAAGAGTAGGACTGAAATGATGGGCCAGAGATGAGACTGTTTCTAAGTATTCTCCTGGTTGTTGCCCTGGGTATCGGGGCTCTGGCCCACCTGACACAAGGCTTTACTGCCTTGACCGCCGAGACAGCCCGTCGCAATGACGTGGCTGCCTCCCCGCGCTTGATATCCGATGTAGAGGTACTGCTTCCGACCGGGGGTAGTACGCCGCTAAGTTCCTTGTTGCAAAACGATGGTCGCATCACCATCGTCAACTTCATCTACACCCGTTGCGTCACGCTTTGTCTGGCGATGGGCTCGGAGTATCAGCAGCTGCAAAAAGCAATTCTGGACGAAGGCCTGCAGGACCGTGTGCGCCTGTTGAGTATCAGCTTCGATCCTACCGATTCGCCCGATCATTTGCGCCGTTACAGCAAAACCATGAAAGCCGATCCGGCTGTCTGGCAGTTCGTGACCATGATGCCAGGGGAACAGCGCCAGCGTGTACTGGATGATTTTGGCATCATCGTGATTCCCGCTCCCTTCGACGAGTACGAGCATAATGCGGCCTACCACGTCGTCAGCCCCGAGCCGCGCCTGGGGCGAATCGTGGACTATGGCGAACCCATGCTGGCCCTGGCCTATGCTAAACGGGCCTTAGAGGACCTGGACAAGAAGGAGGACCGGTAATGTCGTTGAAACGTGTTGTTGCGCCCTCCACGATACGTCCCTATTTGGGCAGCGCACTGGCGTTGCTGGCCGCCGTGCTGTTTGCTGCTGCTGCATACTGGGACCGCCCCCTGACTGCCTCCATGAGCCTGCATATGCTGGTTCATATCCCGCTACTGGTCCTGTCCGGTGTCGCCTTGCAGTCGGCCTTGCGTTACCAGGGTGTGGGCCGCTCGGCCTTTGTGCAGTCCTTGCTGCGTCCCTACTACGCCCTGAATGAATACGGTTTGCCCGGTTTGATCCTGGTCAGCTTTGCTGCGGCTTACTGGATGGTCCCCAAAGCGCTGGACGATGTTCTGGTGTCGCCTCTCATGGCAACGGCCAAGTATATTGGCCTGGTGCTGATGGGCATGGTGTTCATGGAATCCTGGCGTCGCGCCCATCTGGTGTTTCGCTTGTTCTTTTTTGGTAACTTCAGCTGGATGATGGCGATTGTAGGTTTGTTGTATTACGACAATCCGGTTCGCCTGTGTAATTTCTATCTGCAGTCCGATCAGGAAATTGCCGGCATAGGTCTGGTCATCATGGCATGTGTCTTGCCTTTGCTGTGGCTCTTGTCCGAAAGCAAGGCTGTGATCGCCTTTTTGCGGCAATAATACCCCTCTATTTTGTTTTGCAGGTGTCCCTATGAGCCATACTGTTTCCAACAGCGATACCCGCTTGTACCGGCGCAATAACTTTTTTGATCAGATTCTCGGCGAGACCAATCGGGCTCTGGAAGTCCTTGGGCGTTCGGTCCGAGCATCACGTCCCAATCCGGCAGGCAAGGAAGTGTCCGAGATCAGTGTCGACGAGGCTCGTCATGCTGCTGGACTAATGCGTGTTAACCATGTGGGCGAAATTTGCGCTCAAGCCTTGTATCGCAGTCAGGCCATGTTGTGCAAAGATCCCCAGGCAACTGATGTGCTGCTGCAAGCCGCGCAGGAAGAGGTAGATCACCTGGCCTGGTGCGATGACCGTCTGCGTGAACTGGAGAGCCGCCCCAGCGTGTTCAACCCCTTGTGGTATGCCGGCTCTTTTGCCTTGGGCTTGCTCGCCAGCCGTGCGGGTGTGCCGTATAACCTGGGTTTCATGGCCGAAACCGAACGTCAGGTGGAAGAGCATCTGGAAAGTCACCTGGAGTCTTTGCCCGTCAATGATCATCGTTCCCGCCGCATCGTAGAGAAAATGCGGGATGACGAGATCGAACATCGGCGTACGGCAGAAAATCACGGTGCAGTGGGTCTGCCACCTCCGGTGAAGACCCTGATGCGCATGATGTCTAAAGTGATGACGACCACGGCGTATCGTTTGTAATGCTTGTGCCGGGAGCGTGGCAAAAGCAGATTTTCAGTCTGATTCTCTGGCGGTAGAGGCGGGCCCATGACGGGCCCGCTTTTCAATGCAGGTGCAGGGCACGCAGAAATTCCAGGCGCAGGGGGAGCCAGGCAAGCAGCCTGGACCGGGTCCGGTGCATCAACGGCCTAGAAGGGACTTCAGCGCCCGAAACGCTCAGTATCGATACTATGGCTGGCGGGCCACCGCGATGAGGGGCTCCAGACGCTCGCGCTGCGCTTTTTCTTGTTTGTGAAGCTCGACAAACTTGTCACTGTCTCGATAGTACAGACCGCTGACGGGCTGTACTTTCTCCAATGCGGCACGCAATTCCCTGATGTAGTCATTGTCTGTGTGAATTTCGCCAGTCAGGCGGGCAATTCCACGGTCGCGCTCTTCAAACATGGGATTGCATTGCACAACAGTGGCACTCCATCCTTCATTGAAGTCGGCCTGTATGCCCGCTGTGAGTCCGCGAGCGTGTCCCATAGCCTAACCCAGTGATTTGGCGAGGTATTCATTTCCGAAGCGACCTGTCCTGTCAGCGTTTCACTTGTTGTGCGCATGGGCAGTGAGGCACGGGAGAGGTGCACGATTGCGGTTTTATGAGAGGGCAAAATGCAGGCATTATGCTGATTTGCCTGATGTCGGACTGCCGCTCTTGAACCCTGTTTCGGCGGCTTAGGGTTAACGACTAGATACCCGATCAAGAATTTGCGCTAGGAAATTGATGTATTAAAGCGACAAGATCAGCGTCTAAGGGTTTTCCACGGTATTTATCTTGCATTGCACCATTTTTGTAGGTAGACTTTAGTTATTGGATGTTGAAAAGAAAGCAGGAAAAACAAGCGTAATAACCCTTAGCTTTCTGGCTCGATATTGTATCTGGTAGCCCAACTTGCCACGATTGTCTCCTCCACCCTCCTCCTTTGGTGGATTTGCCCGAGATCTTTAGATCTCGGGTTTTTTTTTGTCCGTATCCGTGCAACTTTGTTCTTAGGGCTTGTTATGTCCATGCATGATGCTGGCGCCTGACGGTAAAAAAACCTTGTCCAGCATAGTGATGGACAAGGTTTTTTTGACCTGCTTTGGACGAACTTACTTTTGTGGGACGGTCGCCACGTGCAGCAAGTTAGTGCGTCCACTGGTGCCAAAGGGGACACCGGCAATCATCACGATCGTATCGCCGCCCTGGGCGAACTCGTGTTGCGCTGCCATATCAGTCGCATGATCGATCATTTCGCCCAGATCACTGACATCCTCGCAGGGAATGGCATGCACGCCCCAGGCAAGGCTTAGACGGCGTGCGGTTTCCACACGGGGCGTCAGTGCCAGGATAGGGGCGATGGGCCGTTCACGACTGGCGCGCAAGGCGCTAAAGCCGGTGGTGGTGTAGGCCACATTCGTTGCGGGTTC
This genomic interval from Alcaligenes ammonioxydans contains the following:
- a CDS encoding cbb3-type cytochrome c oxidase subunit I — encoded protein: MNTVSILLLAFILSVTGLFVFIWSLRRNFFDHSPAASREIFSKGEIGQVDDPSATPEQRQALQDEMGHKTISAEDRQALSVELAERVEADRSTASVTFILLACSVFWLIVASTAGLISSIKLHEPEFLTQHAWMTFGRMRTLHLNAVAYGWAPMAAFGVAMWMLPRLLKTPLIGARYAITGGVLWNLGLVGGLTCIAMGITDGMEWLEMPWQVDILMVIGGALAAMPLIFTLQNRRAHHLYVSVWYMGAALFWFPILFLVGNLPAVHVGVEQATMNWWFGHNVLGLFYTPMALASVYYFLPKIIGQPISSYNLSLVGFWGLAFFYGQVGGHHLVGGPVPQWMVTLSIVQSMMMIIPVLAFSINQHYTMKGHFRTLIHSPTLRFIVLGGMMYTVSSIQGSFEALRSINTITHFTHFTVAHAHIGLYGFFTIVMFGAIYYVMPRVMSWEWPYPKLISLHFWLVVIGFAIYAIGLSIGGWLQGLAMLDPAKAFMESVFVTMPYLKSRSIGGGLMTLGHLVFAFHFVAMALRYGSRRIGPALFHQRSATRNVVEA
- a CDS encoding cbb3-type cytochrome c oxidase subunit II, which encodes MESEYKLLGGAMVTLALATSALVVVPYLQVEKVEPSPGLKPYTEVELRGRQQYIDMGCVYCHSQQPRSQNQAPDFQRGWGRASVAGDYYYDTPHLLGTMRTGPDLLNIGARQPSVDWHLGHLYQPRAYTPGSNMPSYPFMFELKDKADEGDKVVNLPGDFAPEGKVVVAKQEALDLVQYLLALDRTYPVSPASVIK
- a CDS encoding c-type cytochrome, with protein sequence MSDNRKYDAQLRENADPEENAAPIPWVVLVIIAGLFLWGIYYIFSSDLSHDATVGDNRIVADFELPEGAVDGQQLFVAQCAACHQATGAGVPGVFPPLVGSEWVLRKPEVLVQIMLHGIVGELTVKGNKYNGAMPEFREKFNDEELTAVVNYLRTELGGNSADPVDVAFVKAEREKTADKTDPWNGDADLAPMEE
- a CDS encoding SCO family protein — protein: MRLFLSILLVVALGIGALAHLTQGFTALTAETARRNDVAASPRLISDVEVLLPTGGSTPLSSLLQNDGRITIVNFIYTRCVTLCLAMGSEYQQLQKAILDEGLQDRVRLLSISFDPTDSPDHLRRYSKTMKADPAVWQFVTMMPGEQRQRVLDDFGIIVIPAPFDEYEHNAAYHVVSPEPRLGRIVDYGEPMLALAYAKRALEDLDKKEDR
- the coq7 gene encoding 2-polyprenyl-3-methyl-6-methoxy-1,4-benzoquinone monooxygenase, with translation MSHTVSNSDTRLYRRNNFFDQILGETNRALEVLGRSVRASRPNPAGKEVSEISVDEARHAAGLMRVNHVGEICAQALYRSQAMLCKDPQATDVLLQAAQEEVDHLAWCDDRLRELESRPSVFNPLWYAGSFALGLLASRAGVPYNLGFMAETERQVEEHLESHLESLPVNDHRSRRIVEKMRDDEIEHRRTAENHGAVGLPPPVKTLMRMMSKVMTTTAYRL